In Numenius arquata chromosome 20, bNumArq3.hap1.1, whole genome shotgun sequence, the following proteins share a genomic window:
- the ERRFI1 gene encoding ERBB receptor feedback inhibitor 1 — MSTAGVAAQEMRVPLKTGFLHTSQGMGSLKTCWGSHSGFENTFFNVDPIAVAYNLNPSTEQHLPPIGHSSNHTSMNDHSFPESCIQVPSQKSSPPAISPKNEQPISRYDDHLVPGFSKLSLTMGSVSEEIPPHMPIKNGPIQFLSASSNDRSSRPLPPLPIAEDLAPDEVDKEVEFLTSSDTDFLLEDYELPPFKSSVPSRRSFRGCGQINYAYFDTPTGPKPEDANPTQSLSGYISSIYPPPQQLHRRLRRSHSGPAGSLNKPVVRLSGHLNRSSPNSDEDKPEIPPRIPIPPRALKPDYRRWSAEVASSAYSDEDRPPKVPPREPLSRSNSRTPSPKSLPSYLNGVMPPTQSFAPDPKYVSSKALQRQNSEGSSNRVPCILPIIENGKKASSTHYYLLPERPPYLDKYEKFFREAEESSSNADIQSWSGDCTATSAPTKLDSKSRMDITGHLKRKHLSYVVSP; from the exons ATGTCAACTGCAGGAGTTGCTGCTCAGGAGATGAGAGTCCCATTAAAAACTGGATTTCTTCACACTAGTCAAGGCATGGGGAGCCTGAAAACCTGCTGGGGTAGCCACAGTGGATTTGAAAA taCTTTCTTTAATGTCGACCCTATAGCAGTGGCATATAATTTGAATCCATCAACAGAGCAACATTTACCACCCATTG GGCACTCTTCCAACCATACTTCCATGAATGACCACAGCTTTCCTGAAAGTTGCATTCAAGTCCCATCTCAGAAATCCAGTCCCCCTGCTATAAGTCCCAAAAATGAACAGCCGATTTCAAGATACGACGACCATCTGGTTCCTGGCTTTAGTAAACTGTCATTAACCATGGGCAGTGTTTCTGAAGAAATACCTCCTCACATGCCAATAAAAAATGGGCCAATTCAATTTTTGTCTGCATCTTCCAATGACCGTAGCTCCAGACCGCTACCCCCTCTGCCTATTGCTGAAGACCTTGCTCCAGATGAGGTTGACAAAGAGGTGGAGTTTCTGACTAGCTCAGATACTGACTTTTTGCTGGAAGATTATGAACTTCCTCCTTTTAAATCCAGTGTTCCAAGCCGGCGGAGCTTTAGAGGCTGTGGACAAATCAACTATGCATACTTTGATACTCCAACAGGACCAAAACCAGAAGATGCCAACCCTACACAAAGCCTAAGTGGATACATATCCAGTATTTATCCTCCTCCACAGCAGCTGCATCGACGTTTGCGAAGGTCCCATTCTGGGCCAGCTGGATCTCTTAATAAACCAGTAGTAAGACTATCTGGACACTTAAACAGGTCTTCTCCGAACTCTGATGAAGATAAACCAGAGATTCCACCAAGGATTCCCATACCTCCCAGGGCACTCAAACCAGATTACAGAAGGTGGTCAGCAGAAGTTGCTTCTAGTGCGTACAGTGATGAAGACAGGCCTCCAAAAGTGCCCCCAAGAGAACCTTTATCACGCAGCAATTCCCGTACGCCAAGTCCCAAAAGCCTGCCATCATACCTCAATGGGGTTATGCCCCCCACCCAGAGTTTTGCACCTGATCCTAAATATGTCAGCAGCAAAGCTCTACAAAGACAAAATAGTGAAGGATCTTCCAACAGGGTCCCTTGCATTCTTCCGATCATTGAAAATGGTAAGAAGGCCAGTTCAACTCACTACTACCTGCTGCCTGAAAGGCCTCCATATTTGGACAAGTATGAGAAATTCTTCAGAGAAGCGGAAGAAAGTAGCTCTAATGCAGACATTCAGTCCTGGTCTGGTGACTGCACAGCCACTTCAGCCCCAACAAAACTGGACTCAAAATCTAGAATGGATATAACTGGTCATCTGAAACGGAAACACCTCTCTTATGTGGTTTCCCCATAG